CATGGTAACCTATCCATCAACACACGGTGTTTATGAGTCGGCTATTAAAGAAATCACTAAAATTATTCATGATAATGGTGGTCAAGTTTATATGGATGGTGCCAATATGAATGCGCAAGTAGGATTAACAAATCCTGGAAATATTGGTGCAGATGTTTGTCACTTAAACCTTCATAAAACATTTGCTATACCTCATGGTGGTGGTGGACCTGGTGTTGGACCAATTTGTGTTGCTAAACAATTAGCGCCATTTTTACCAAGCAACCCAATTATTAAAACGGGAGGAACTAATGCTATTTCAGCAATTTCTGGAGCGCCATTTGGCTCATCATTGGTTTGTTTAATTTCCTACGGTTATATAAAAATGTTAGGAGCAAAAGGTTTAACGGAAGCTACTAAAATTGCTATTTTAAATGCCAATTACATCAAGCAACGTTTACAAGGTCAGTTTGACACATTGTATTCTGGTGAACGCGGTAGAGCAGCTCATGAAATGATTGTAGATTGTCGTGCCTTTAAAGAAAATGGTATTGAAGTATCAGATATTGCAAAACGTTTAATGGATTATGGGTTCCATGCACCAACAGTTTCATTTCCTGTTGCTGGAACGTTAATGATTGAGCCAACCGAAAGTGAAAGTAAAGCAGAAATGGATCGTTTTTGTGATGCTATGATTTCCATTAGAAAAGAAATTGAAGCAACATCTAAAGATGACACCAATAATGTGCTTAAAAATGCACCTCATACTTTAGATATGGTAACTGCTGATGAATGGCTTATGCCGTACACACGAGAACAAGCTGCATTTCCATTAGAATATGTGCGGGATAATAAATTTTGGCCAACTGTAAGACGTGTTGATGACGCTTATGGTGATCGTAATTTAATTTGTACATGTGCACCTATTGAAGATTACATGGACGCATAAAACATACAAATTAAAATAAGGCCTTCCGTTAAGAAGGCCTTGTTTTTTTTATTATATATAGGTTTATTGTCGGTTTTTTTATCATTTTCGTAAAAAATGGAACAAATACAATAGCGAGTAGTTAAAACAATAATTTATTAACTAATTTAGTGCATGCCCAACTAAATTGAATGCAAAAATATGGCAATAAAAATTACAGGAACTGGTAGTTATATACCGAGTAGTATTGAACGTAACTCGGACTTCAATCGGCATGAATTTCTCAACACAGACGGATCGTCATTAATGCAGAACAATGAAGTTATCATTGAAAAGTTTAAAGCAATAACTGGAATTAATGAACGTCGTTATGCAGACAAAAATTTAACCACATCCGATTTGGCCTTTTATGCGGCGAAAGATGCTATTAAAGACGCACAAATAAATCCAGAAGAACTAGATTATATTATTGTTGGCCATAATTATGGTGATGTTAAGCACAACACAGAACAAAGTGATACAGTGCCAAGTTTAGGATCTCGAGTCAAACACCTATTAGGAATAAAAAACCCGAAGTGTGTGGCTTACGATTTACTTTTTGGCTGTCCTGGTTGGATTGAAGGTGTCATTCAAGCCAATGCTTTTATCAGGGCAGGAATGGCAAAAAAATGTTTGGTTATAGGAGCCGAAGCCTTATCACGTGTGGTGGATAAACACGATCGCGATTCCATGATTTATAGCGATGGTGCTGGAGCAGTAATTGTTGAGGAAACGGATGGTTCAGGCGGAATAATTGCGCACGAAAGCGCCACGTATGCGCTAGATGAAGCTCATTTTATATATTTTGGAGAAACTAATAATTCGGCCATTACGGATCAACGTAGATATATTAAAATGTACGGCCGCAAAATTTACGAATTTGCCTTAAAAAATGTGCCAACTGCCATGAAAGCCTGTTTAGATAAAAGTGGTTATCAAATAACAGATTTAAAGAAGATTCTCATTCATCAAGCCAATGAAAAAATGGATGAAGCTATAGTTCAACGGTTTTATAAGCTCTATAATATGCAAATGCCACAAGGTATTATGCCCATGACCATTAATAATCTTGGGAATTCTAGTGTGGCCACCATTCCTACTTTATTCGATTTAATTTTGAAAGATGAATTAACAGGACATACTATTAACCAAGGCGATATTATTATGTTTGCCAGTGTAGGTGCCGGAATGAACATTAATGCCATTGTTTACAAGTATTAACGGAGGTTTCAATTTAAATTCACACATAATATTCCCCTTTTTGAAGGACAAATAATGTACGAAAAAAGTTATCCAAATAAACGGTTTAAACATACTGCTGAATTTCTTCAAAAGCACATTTCAACCAATTCTAGTATTTTAGATTTAGGGGTTGAAAATCCGTTTACGCCTATCATGAAAAACCTTGGTTATCCAGTTGAAAATACCACTGGTGAAGATTTGGATGTGAATACACGAGCTATTGAAAATTCAAAAGCGGAAGTCGTAACTGCTTTTGAAATATTCGAACATTTACTATCCCCTTTTACCGTATTACAGAGTATTAAAGCCGATAAATTAGTCGCTAGTATTCCCTTGCGTTTATGGTTTTCTCCTGCTTATAGAAGTAAAACGGACATGTGGGACAGACATTACCATGAATTTGAAGATTGGCAGTTTGATTGGCTTTTAGAAAAAGCTGGCTGGAAGATAATAGCGCGTGAAAAATGGACCAATCCAACTAAAAAAGTAGGTATCAGACCCATTTTACGTTGGTTTACACCAAGATATTATATTGTCTATGCGGAAAGAATAAACAAATAATAATTATTCCATTTAAAATTTCACATTTTGAGAATTAGTTTATAGTTCCCAAATTTGAATTCCTGTAACTTTAAACCTTAAATCATAACTTTTGAATTTTTATATCATCATTCCAGCCCACAACGAGGAGATATACATTAAACAAACTTTAGTGTCTCTAGCAACCCAAACCCTTTTACCTAAACAGGTGGTTGTTGTGAATGATAATTCTACCGATAACACCCAGCGACTTGTTGAAGGTTTTATTACAAAATATAACTGGATTTCATTAGTAAACACGGTGTCTTCTGATAAACATTTACCTGGTAGTAAAATAATCAACGCTTTTTATAAAGGGTACGAAACACTAGATAGCGACTATGATGTGATTTGTAAATTTGATGCTGATTTGATATTTCCTGAAAATTACTTGGAAGAATTGGCAAAACATTTTCAAGGGAATGACAAGCTGGGAATGGCTTCTGGATTCTGTTTTATTGAAGAAAACAATGAATGGATTCTTGAAAACCTAACGCGAAAAGATCATATACGTGGCGCACTAAAAGCCTATAGAAAAAACTGCTTTTTAGAAATTGGTAAACTGAAACCATCCATGGGTTGGGACACCGTAGATGAACTACTTGCCAAATTTTACAACTGGGAGATTTTAACGGATGACAACTTACACGTTAAACATTTAAAACCAACCGGTAAAAGTTACAATAAAGCGTCAAAATACTTACAAGGTGAAGCCATGTATAGAATGCGCTACGGATTTTTAATTACGTTGATATCAGCAATAAAATTGGCCTATAAAAAAAGAAGCTTCCGTTTATTTAAAGATTATATGTCTGGTTTTTTTAAGGCGAAACAGAACAAAACAGAACCTTTAGTTACTGAAGAACAAGGCATTTTTATTAGAAAATTGCGTTGGAACGGTATGCTTGGCAAACTTAAATAATAGAAAAACAATTCAAAATCGCCACTGCTTATAATCAGAAGAAGCTTCAATTCTAGCTTCAATAGCATCATCTAATTCTGGGAAAAAGTCTATTCCTGTAAGTTCTTCAACAGCATCTACCGAAACAACAAAATTATATAATGGTTGTTTAGAATTTACATGAGGCATTAAAAACGCTAACACTTTTGGATCACCTTCATTATAGTCTAAAATAATTTTATAAAACTGCTTTGGAACGGCTACTTTTTCATTACCAATCGTTTTTAAATTCCTTCCTAAAACACCACCCGTAACCACAAAAACACCATTGTACTTTGAAGCCCAATAGCGTGTTTTTTGTTCAAGTGAGTTCCAGATACCGGAATTAAAGTCATGATTCTGCGGACTAATATTACTAGTTAAAAACGTTTCATCATGTGCTTCTTTACTATAACGTCTATCAGCAGCGGGACATAAATGCCCACGATCGTATCCTGAATTTTTATAATTTCGCCAACTAGCAGCACCGGTTTTTACGGCTTTATCAATCTCAAAATAGGGACGCTCAAAATTAGTTTGAGATAGGTGTTCTTTTTTTAATTCGTAAGCAACCCATTCCGCTTGTTCATGAGTTTCGCTATAACTTAAGGAATATCCTTGATGATGCACCACTTGACCCGTTGTACTGGTTGGTAAAAAAAAAGCAACTGTAGGCGTCTTGATCTCGCGACCAGAATCTACAATTGCTTGTTCTTCTTTTTTATTCAAAAAAAACTCATAACCGTAAACACCAAAAACTAATACAATGGCTAGTATGGAATAAACGGTTCGTTTCGTCATTATTTTAAACTTCCTAAACTACTTTTCAACGTTTCTATTTTAGCTAATGCATCGGCTTCTTTATTACGTTCATTGGTAATTACCTGTTCCGGAGCTCCCGCAACAAATCGCTCATTGGCTAATTTTTTTTGAACCGATTTTAAAAAGCCTTCCGTATATGTTAATTCCTCTTCTAGCTTTTTAATTTCCTCTTCAACATTTATAGCGCCTGCAATAGGAATAAAATATTCATTAGATTTTACACGGAACGTCAAAGCGCTATCAACAGCACCATCAACATACTCTATAGTTTCTAAATTTCCGAGTTTCATGATAACGGCATCCAAGGATTTAGAAATTGCGTCATTATTAATGACTGAAAATCCAATGGCATCTTTAAACGGAATATTTTTGTCCTTTCGGATATTTCGAATTCCCGAAACCACGTCTTGCATAAAGTTAAACTCGGCAATCAACGTTGTATTAATCGCTTTTTGTTCTGGCCAAGCCGTAACAATTAACGCGTTTTCAGGTGTACGAGCTTCCATATACTGCCAAATATCTTCCGTAAGAAATGGCATAAATGGATGTAATATTTTTAATATGTTTTCAAATTGCTCATGAACCTCCTGCAATGTTTTGGCATCAATTGGTTGTTGGTAAGCAGGTTTTACAATTTCTAATAACCACGAAGCAAAATCATCCCAAATAAGTTTATAAGTTGCCATTAAAGCATCAGACAAACGGTATTTACTGAAATGATCTTCAATTTCAACAAGTGTTTCCTGAAATTTTGCATCAAACCATTCTAAAGCTATCTTGCTAGATTCTGGTTGTGGAATCGTATCACTAACCTCCCAGCCTTTTACTAAACGGAAGGCATTCCATATTTTATTGGCAAAACCTTTTCCTTGTTGGCAGAGTGCTTCATCAAACATTAAATCGTTTCCAGCGGCTGAACTTAATAATAAACCAACACGAACACCATCAGCACCATAATCATCAATTAATTTTAAGGCATCAGGCGAATTCCCTAATGATTTACTCATTTTTCGGCGCTGTTTATCACGTACCAATCCTGTTAAATAAACATTTTGAAATGGTTTTTCGTCTTTATATTCGTAACCCGCAATAATCATTCGTGCTACCCAAAAGAATAAGATATCGGGACCTGTTACCAAATCGTTGGTTGGGTAATAGTATTTTATTTCTTCATTTTCTGGGTTTCTAATCCCATCAAAAACACTCATTGGCCATAGCCATGAGGAAAACCAAGTATCTAAAGCGTCCTTATCTTGGCGTAAGTCGTTGGTTGTTAATTGTTGGTTGTTAGTTTCAGCCTTTGCTAATTCTAACGCTTGCTCCATATTTTCAGCAACTACAAAATCTTCTTTACCGTCGCCATAGAAATAAGCTGGAATTTGTTGTCCCCAAAGCAGCTGTCTAGAAATATTCCAATCGCGAATATTCTCCATCCAGTGTCTGTAGGTGTTTTCAAATTTCTTCGGGAATAATTTAATTTCAGCATCTTCACCTAAAACGGCTTCAATTGCAGGTTTTACTAAATCTTCCATTTTCAAGAACCATTGATCCGATAATCGTGGTTCAATTACGGCTTTGGTACGTTCGGAGGTTCCTACCTTATTTAAGTGCTGCTCCGTTTTTATTAGGGTATTATTTGCTGTTAATTCTTTTACAACCTCCTTACGAACAACAAATCGATCTTTTCCTTCATAATGTAATCCGAAGCTATTCAGCGTTGCATCATCATTAAAAATATCAACAACTTCTAAATTGTGTTTATCCCCTAAATTCTTATCGTTTTCATCGTGAGCAGGTGTCACCTTTAAGCATCCGGTTCCAAATTCAACATCTACATATTCGTCTTCAATTATAGGAATAACACGATTACAAATTGGCACAATGGCTTTCTTACCTTTTAAGTGGGTAAAACGTTCATCATTTGGATTGATACATATGGCTGTATCACCAAAAATAGTTTCTGGACGCGTAGTAGCAATGGTTAAAGTCTCATCACTACCTTCAATTTTATAATTAAGATAGTATAAATTCCCTTGTTGTTCCACATGAATAACTTCCTCGTCAGACAAGGTAGTTTTAGCTTCTGGATCCCAGTTTACCATACGGTAGCCTCGGTAAATTAAACCTTTTTTATAGAGGTCAACAAATACTTTTATTACGGATTCTGACATGTCATCATCCATGGTGAATTTGGTTCTATCCCAATCACAAGAACAGCCTAGTTTTTTTAGTTGCTCTAAAATAACACCACCATATTCATGTGTCCAATCCCAGGCGTGTGCTAAAAACTCATCACGCGTTAAGTCGTTTTTATCAATCCCTTGTTCCTTTAGTTTGGCTACTACTTTAGCTTCAGTAGCAATGGATGCATGATCGGTTCCAGGAACCCAACAGGCATTTTTGCCTTGTAAA
Above is a window of Bizionia sp. M204 DNA encoding:
- a CDS encoding 3-oxoacyl-ACP synthase III family protein, with amino-acid sequence MAIKITGTGSYIPSSIERNSDFNRHEFLNTDGSSLMQNNEVIIEKFKAITGINERRYADKNLTTSDLAFYAAKDAIKDAQINPEELDYIIVGHNYGDVKHNTEQSDTVPSLGSRVKHLLGIKNPKCVAYDLLFGCPGWIEGVIQANAFIRAGMAKKCLVIGAEALSRVVDKHDRDSMIYSDGAGAVIVEETDGSGGIIAHESATYALDEAHFIYFGETNNSAITDQRRYIKMYGRKIYEFALKNVPTAMKACLDKSGYQITDLKKILIHQANEKMDEAIVQRFYKLYNMQMPQGIMPMTINNLGNSSVATIPTLFDLILKDELTGHTINQGDIIMFASVGAGMNINAIVYKY
- a CDS encoding valine--tRNA ligase, translated to MQIPSKYDASQVESKWYDYWMKHNYFHSKPDHREPYTIVIPPPNVTGVLHMGHMLNNTIQDVLIRRARLQGKNACWVPGTDHASIATEAKVVAKLKEQGIDKNDLTRDEFLAHAWDWTHEYGGVILEQLKKLGCSCDWDRTKFTMDDDMSESVIKVFVDLYKKGLIYRGYRMVNWDPEAKTTLSDEEVIHVEQQGNLYYLNYKIEGSDETLTIATTRPETIFGDTAICINPNDERFTHLKGKKAIVPICNRVIPIIEDEYVDVEFGTGCLKVTPAHDENDKNLGDKHNLEVVDIFNDDATLNSFGLHYEGKDRFVVRKEVVKELTANNTLIKTEQHLNKVGTSERTKAVIEPRLSDQWFLKMEDLVKPAIEAVLGEDAEIKLFPKKFENTYRHWMENIRDWNISRQLLWGQQIPAYFYGDGKEDFVVAENMEQALELAKAETNNQQLTTNDLRQDKDALDTWFSSWLWPMSVFDGIRNPENEEIKYYYPTNDLVTGPDILFFWVARMIIAGYEYKDEKPFQNVYLTGLVRDKQRRKMSKSLGNSPDALKLIDDYGADGVRVGLLLSSAAGNDLMFDEALCQQGKGFANKIWNAFRLVKGWEVSDTIPQPESSKIALEWFDAKFQETLVEIEDHFSKYRLSDALMATYKLIWDDFASWLLEIVKPAYQQPIDAKTLQEVHEQFENILKILHPFMPFLTEDIWQYMEARTPENALIVTAWPEQKAINTTLIAEFNFMQDVVSGIRNIRKDKNIPFKDAIGFSVINNDAISKSLDAVIMKLGNLETIEYVDGAVDSALTFRVKSNEYFIPIAGAINVEEEIKKLEEELTYTEGFLKSVQKKLANERFVAGAPEQVITNERNKEADALAKIETLKSSLGSLK
- a CDS encoding DNA/RNA non-specific endonuclease — protein: MTKRTVYSILAIVLVFGVYGYEFFLNKKEEQAIVDSGREIKTPTVAFFLPTSTTGQVVHHQGYSLSYSETHEQAEWVAYELKKEHLSQTNFERPYFEIDKAVKTGAASWRNYKNSGYDRGHLCPAADRRYSKEAHDETFLTSNISPQNHDFNSGIWNSLEQKTRYWASKYNGVFVVTGGVLGRNLKTIGNEKVAVPKQFYKIILDYNEGDPKVLAFLMPHVNSKQPLYNFVVSVDAVEELTGIDFFPELDDAIEARIEASSDYKQWRF
- a CDS encoding glycosyltransferase family 2 protein; protein product: MNFYIIIPAHNEEIYIKQTLVSLATQTLLPKQVVVVNDNSTDNTQRLVEGFITKYNWISLVNTVSSDKHLPGSKIINAFYKGYETLDSDYDVICKFDADLIFPENYLEELAKHFQGNDKLGMASGFCFIEENNEWILENLTRKDHIRGALKAYRKNCFLEIGKLKPSMGWDTVDELLAKFYNWEILTDDNLHVKHLKPTGKSYNKASKYLQGEAMYRMRYGFLITLISAIKLAYKKRSFRLFKDYMSGFFKAKQNKTEPLVTEEQGIFIRKLRWNGMLGKLK
- a CDS encoding methyltransferase, coding for MYEKSYPNKRFKHTAEFLQKHISTNSSILDLGVENPFTPIMKNLGYPVENTTGEDLDVNTRAIENSKAEVVTAFEIFEHLLSPFTVLQSIKADKLVASIPLRLWFSPAYRSKTDMWDRHYHEFEDWQFDWLLEKAGWKIIAREKWTNPTKKVGIRPILRWFTPRYYIVYAERINK